The genomic interval ACAGGGCGAAGCTACGCTCGAATCTCGGCTTGCCCAGCCACAAAAACAGCAGCGACAGGGCGACGAGCAACGGTACGAACAGCAGAATCCGCCGCCCCTCCCGGTCGGAAAAGGCCGCGAGCGACCGTAACAAATCCCGTACACGCTCTTTCATCCGCTCCGCGTCATTCATTACAAAAGAAATTTATATCAGAATTCCTTTAAATTAATGCAACATCCTGCTAATCGGGCTATTACATTCTTTAAAATAAGACGAAGTAACGAAAAGGCAACGGTTCTCTTTCCCGTGTTTTGCATCCGGATTCACAGTCCCGAACAACTGAGATTAAGGTAATAAAATAATCTGACAGCGACAAATCCCAGAATTTTTTATTCGGCCTTTTCTGTCAATATAACTTTAGGAATCCGAACATTATGTCCGAATTTAATATAAAGGTTTCGTTTCTCGAGATTCGGTATGGCAAAGTATGAAACTCTATTCTCTCTTATTTGAGATTTAAGTTCCTCTGAATATTTTTAAATGATTGGATAAACACATTCCATTCCGTCTTCCGACCCTCGCCGGTATTCGCCCGGTCCCGCGCCCGACGCTCCGGAAGCCCGGAACGAACCGCTCCGCGACACTCGGAAAATCTTCCGCCGCGTTCCGACCCCGCCGAGCGTTTACGGACCGCCCTTTGCCGGAACGCTCAGAATTCAGCGCCAGGGCGTTCCTGCAATTTCAGGTATCGCAGCGAGGGCGACTCGACGAATTCTCCCAGGTCATACTCGGCCCACCGGTCGTCGACCCGGGCGATCGTCTCGGGAGAGGATGCCACCACATTCGGCCAGCGACGGGCGAATCCCCCGACCCCGCCGGCCTTGGTCCTCGCGTCGAAAAAAGCCATACCGCCGCTCAGCCGCACGTCGCGCGACGGATCGCAGGCCGCCGCGGCCAGCCACAGCCGGTCGGAAAACGGAAACTCCTCGGCGGCGGCGTCCATAACGACGACCCAGCTCACCCCCTGCACTTCGTTCCGCAGGACGAACCTTTCGGCATCGACTTCGGCCGAACGGCCGGCGAAAAGCACCAGAGCTCCCCAAATTTCGGCCAGCGAGCAATCGACCGACGTCACGCCGCAGCAAAACTCCCAGCGGTCGGGCAGCCGAATCTCGGCAGGGACATCCTCCGGCGAGACTCCGGTCAGGTCGACGGCCATCTTTCCGCCCAGTCCGGCCTGCGGCGAGGCATGGTCGAGTACGTCGAGGGGACCGCGCGACAGCAGCGCCTGCTCCGGCAGGCGGACGCGCCGCAGAAGCGAAGCCAGTACGCCGGCTTGCCGGACGTCGTCCGGCGTCGAAACCACGAGCAAAAACTTGTTGAACATCATCTGTCCCGCCCCCCACAGCGACGAAGCCGTCTTCAATCCCTGTCCCGGATAGGCCGTCCGGATATTCGCGACGGCTATGTTATGGGCCACGCCTTGCCAGGGCATCCACAGATCGTCCGCCTCGGGCAACATCGCCCGGCGGATCGGCGCCAGAAAAATCCGCTCGGTCGCCTTCGCTATGTAGGCGTCCTCCTGAGGGGGAACCCCCACGATCGTAGCAGGATAGACGGCATCGCGGCGGCGGGTAATCGCCGTAACGTGGAAAACAGGATAAAGGTCTTCGAGCGAGTAAAAGCCCGTATGGTCGCCGAACGGACCCTCGACCGCCTTCTCCTCGGACGGATCGACGTATCCCTCGATCACGAAGTCGCAGTCGGCCGGAACCCTCAGATCGCAGGTCAGACATCGCACCAGCTCGACCGGACGGCCGCGCAGAAACCCGGCCAGCAGATACTCGTCCAGATCGTCCGGCATCGGAGCCGTCGCGGCGTAAGCGTAGGCGGGATCGCCGCCCAGACAGACCGCCACGGGCATCCGACGGCCGAGCCGACGGTAAGCCCGGTAATGTCTCTCGCCGGTTTTGTGCACATGCCAGTGCATTCCGGTCGAACGCTCCGAGAAGACCTGCATCCGGTACATGCCCACGTTGCGGACGCCGCTTTCCGGATCGACCGTGTGGACCAGCGGGAAAGTGACGAAGCGTCCGCCGTCGAACGGCCAGCACTTCAGAACCGGAAGCTCCGAGAGCCGGACCTCGTCGCCCGTGCGGACCACCTGCTGGCACGCCCCGCGTCCCCGGCGATTCCGGGGCAGCCAGCGCGACATCCGCTCCAGCAGCGGCAGCATGCGGAGCTTGTCGGACAACGACGTTTTCGGAGCGGTCAGCTCCGAAAACAGGCTCTCGATCCGCCGGGTCAGGTCGTCGAGACTTTCCACGCCCAGCGCCAGGGCGATCCGGCGGTCGGAGCCCATCATGTTCGTCAGGACGGGGAAAGACGTGCCCGTCCGCTCGAACAGCAGCGCCCGACCGCCTCCCGGACGTTTCGACTCGCGGTCGGTCAACTCGGCGATCTCCAGCACCGGATCGACCTCGGCGGCGACTCTCACCAGCTCGCCGGCGCGCTCCAGCGCGGCGACATATTCCCAAAGATTCCTATACACGACTCGATATGTTCATTTCTCACGCATTGCCATACAGGACCGGAATACTCCTCCGCACACATCCCTATTTCCCGCTCGTGCCCGCCCGAGCGACGGGACGGCCAAACGGCGCCCGCTATCCGAAAGCCGGCCCGCCCGAGTTACGCTCCGCCGGAATGCGCATCCCGGCAAACCATTCCCGACAGCCTCACGCACGACAGGCGACGACCGGACGACCGGCCTCAGAACGCAATGCTCGGGCATCTTTTCCGGATCGGCTCCGTTCCGTCCGGCACCGGCGTTCCGGCAAAACCGACACGCAGCGACGTTCCTACGATCCCAGCGATGCCCTCAGGCTATCGGCTTCCGGCCGGAAATCCCGATACTCGTATCCCTGCGCGTCGTACAGCCGCGACAGCGACTCCAAACGCCTCAGGAAATCGGGATAGTTCCCTTCGCCTCCCGTCCAAGCCCGTTCGGCGAAAGCCGCCAGTCGGGGCAGCAACATATACTCGGCATGGTCGAGCGTCGCAACGAATTCGGTCCACAGGTTGCACTGCACGCCCAGAATCCGGCGCGACTGCTCTGCGTTCAAGCCCTCGAACGGGTCCAGATCGTAAGCCGTCCGCAACGGCAGAAAGCCGCCGAAAGCCAGCGGCTCGGTCTCGCGACTGCCCTGATAATAATCGAAATAGGAATTCATATAGGGCGTCATAATCACATCGTTGCCGTTTTCGAGCGCCGAGCGAAGCCCCTGCTCGCGCTTGCGCGACAGCACGATGGCCGTCTCCGACAGTCCGCCCTGACGAATCTCGTCCCAGCCGACCATCCGCCGATTCCTCGAGGCCAGAAAGCGCTCGATCCGGCGCACGAAATAACTCTGCAACTCCTCCTCGCTGCCCAAGCCCTCGTCCCGCATGCGTCTCTGGCAGCGGGGACACTCTTTCCAACGGGCCTTCGGACACTCGTCGCCGCCTATGTGAACAAGCCCGTAAGGGAACAGATCGGTCACCTCCGTCAGCACATCCTCCAGAAAGACGAAGGTCGAGTCCTTGCCCGCGCAGTACACGTCCTCCTTTACGCCCCACAGCGAGGGGACCTCGTAGCCTTCGCCGAGACAGCCGAGCCAAGGATAGGACGCCAGCGCGGCCATCGCATGTCCGGGCATTTCGATTTCGGGCACGATCTCGATAAACCGGTCGGCCGCGTAACGAACGATTTCGCGCACCTGTTGCCGGGTGTAATACCCTCCGTAAGGCTGCGGGTCCTTCTCGGGACGCCCGTCCTCGGCCGGCCGCAGGTCGGAGCGGTCGCGCCAGGCACCCCGGCGGGTCAGTTCCGGATACTTCCGGATTTCGATCCGCCACCCCTGATCCTCGGTCAGATGCCATTGCAGGCGATTCAGCTTGTGCATCGCCATCAGGTCGATAACCGACTTGACCTCCTCGGGACCGAAAAAGTGCCGTCCCACGTCGAGCAACAACGCCCGGTAACCGATGCGGGGCTCATCGCGGATTTCGACCACGGGCAGATCGATCGCCCGGGCCTTTTCTCCCCTCAGGGCGGACTCCGGCAACATCTGTCGGAGCGTCTGAAAACCGTAGAATACGCCCGCCGGCGAGCCCCCCGTCAGATCGATCCGGTCGGAGCGCACGCTCAGCACATAAGCCTCGGCCGGCAGATCGCCCAATGCGACGCAGATCGCTCCCGATTCCTGTCCGCCGCCCCGGACGACCGCAAGCGGCCTGCCCAGCGACTTTCCGGCCAGCCCGCCGAAAAGCTCGGCCGTACGGACCAGCGCGGAGTCCCCGTCCGAAAGACGGATCTCGGTCCGTCGGGTCAGCGAAAAGACGCCTTCGCCGACACGGACATCCGAAGGCTCGGGAACGATATCGACCGACCCGACCCTCTCGAGATGCCGGCCGCAGCCCACCAGCGCGGCGGCAGCCCATATCCAAATCCATTTTTTCATAATCGAGCAACGTTCGGCCGACGGTCGGTCGGCCCGGCGGCGTACCGGCCATTTTCCGACGCCTTTCCGGTATTGCCTGCGAAGTTCCGCGCGTATCGGTCCGACGCCGGCACAAATCCTGAAAACCTGTGCGAGCCTGAACCCGAGAACATCCCGCCCCCGGGCCGAACGAACCGGAAAGCCCTGCGGACGGTCCGCAAGGCTTTCCGGAACACAAAGGCCAGCTTCCCGTGTACGTTATCGACCGGCAGGAGCCGTCGCCGCGCTGTCGGCGGCGAACATGTGCTTGCCGTAGTCGTACCCGTTAATATCGTATTGCTTGCGCAGCGAGGCCATACGCCGGTAAAAATCGGGATAGTCCTTCCGGTCGTACGACCAGCCTACTTCGGCAATCGCGGCCAAGCGAGGCAGCAACATGTACTCGGCATGATCGAGCTCGGCAATGAATTCGGTCCACAGATTGCCCTGAACGCCGAGGATATACTCCCGCTCATGCGCGTTGAGACCCTCGTACGGATCGAGCGCATAAACCATTTCGATGGGCAGGAATCCGCCGATTCCCCGGGGCTCGTTCTCGATGTCGCGCGTCGGATAGTAGTCCAGATAGCAGTGCGTGTTGGGAGCCATGATCACATGGTTGCCGCTCTTGGCCGCTTCGATGCCGCCGGCCGCGCCGCGCCACGACATGACGGTAGCCGTCTTGGACAGCCCTCCTTCCATGATCTCGTCCCAACCGACGATCTTCCGACCTTTGCCGTTCAGGAATTTCTCCATACGCTGCACGAAATAGCTCTGCAGTTCGAACTCGTCTTTGAGCTTTTCGTCCCGAATCCGTTTCTGGCATTTCGGGCAGGCTTTCCAGCGGACCTTCGGACACTCGTCCCCGCCGATATGGATGTACTCGGAGGGGAACAGATCGACCACTTCGGTCAGCACGCCCTCAAGAAAAGCGAACGTCGAATCGTTGCCCGCGCAATACACGTCTTCCTTGACGCCCCAGACAGACGAGACCTTATAATCCTCGCCCCGGCATCCGAGATAAGGATAGGAAGCCAGTGCAGCGGTCGAATGACCCGGCATTTCGATTTCGGGAATCACCGTAATGAAGCGATCGGTCGCATAGCGCACGATCTCTTTCACTTCGTCCTGCGTATAAAATCCTCCGTAAGGCACCGAATCGAGCGGCGCGGCCGGGTCCAGATCGCAACGGTCGCGGAACGCGCCCACGCGTGTCAGCTCCGGATATTTCTTGATCTCGATCCGCCAGCCGTGGTCTTCGGTCAGATGCCAGTGAAAGCGATTGATCTTGTGCATGGCCAGAATGTCGATGAACTCCTTGACGTCGTCCACCGAGAAAAAGTGCCGGCCCACGTCGAGCATACCTCCGCGGTAAGCGAAATAAGGCTGGTCGGCGATTTCGACGACGGGCAGCTCGACAACGCCGGCTTTCTCGCCCCGGAGCACGGGCTCGGGCAACAGCTGGCGTATCGTCTGGAACGCATAATAGACGCCGGCGGGACTGCCCCCGACGATCCGCACGCCCTCGGGACGGATGCTGATCTCATAGGCTTCGGGCGCCAGATCGCCCAGCTCGACGCGGATCGCGTCGGAATCGGCGCAAGCTCCCGTTTCGACTTTCAGCGCGCGGCCGAGCGAAGGTTGCAGCAATCCGTTGAAGAAATCGGCGCTGCGCAACAGCATCGTGTCGTCGGACAACAGGCATATCTTCGTCGACCGGGTCAGATCGAACGCCCCGTCGGAGGCTTCGACCGTCACGGGACGGGGCACGATATCGACCGATTCGACCCGCGCAACACGCGGCCCGCAGGAACAAAGCGACAGGAAACCGGCACAGAAGACCGGCCAGAACAAGGCTTTCATAGATTGATGTTTTGGTTTCATAATCGGTAGTGAACAGTACAAAAGTAATTTTTTTTGTCAAAATTCCGAATACCTCGCCTTCATTCGGCCGGCAACACAAGGCAGACCCTCCGGCCGGCCGGATGCTCCGACTGCTGCAACGGACCGTCCGACACGGCGCGTACCGGCCGTCCGGTCTCCGACGATCGAATCCGGCACCCGCGCCTTTGCGCCCGGAGTCCGCCCGCGATCCGAACCGCCATAAACGCCGGACCGCTTCCACCGTACGGTCCGGTCATGCCGTCCGGCCCGGACAGGCAAACCGGTTCGCATCGCCCCGGGCATCCGCGATTTTCCGGACCGCCATGGCCCCGAACATAGAAAAGCAACCGTAACGAGCGCTACGATTTCAACCGGCCGGGCTCCCGCCACAGCCCGCGCTGGCCGCGTCCGAGCACGGTCCGGATCAAAAGGGCGACGAACCGGACGATGGCGGGGCTGCCGGATTCCTGTATCCCGCGGGAAGAAAGCCCCGCCGCCCGAACGCCTTCCTCCCGCAGACTCACATGCCGGAACATTCGTTTATATCTCCGTCCGATTTGTCTCGAGTCGATAAAATTTTATAACTTTGTAAGCATTTGTACTTTTCGGTACACAGGGAAAACCAAAAACTATCTAATCAAAAACACTATGGCAAATAAAGAGCAAAAGCTTTTCGCCGAATTTCCCCCGGTCACGACCGAGCGGTGGGAGGAGGCGATCAAAGCGGACCTCAAGGGAGCCGACTACGAGAAAAAGCTGGTATGGAAAACGGCGGAAGGGTTCAACGTCCGCCCGTACTACCGCGCCGAGAATCTCGAGGGGCTCCGGTTCCTCGGCTCGCAGTGCGGCGAGTTCCCTTACGTCCGGGGAACCAAGAAAAACAACGACTGGCTGATCCTGCAAACGATCGAAGTCGAGTGCCCGCGCGAGGCCAACGCCCGCATTCACGCGCTGCTGACCAAGGGAGTCGAATCCATCGGGCTCGTGATCGGCAACAAGGAATTCTCGGCGGACGATCTGGACACGCTGCTCGGCGGCGTCTCGCTGCGTAACACCGAGCTGACTTTCAGCGGCTGCGCGACGAAAAAGGTCGCCAGACTTTTCATAGAGAAACTCGACCGCGAAAACGCAGGGCCCGACGACGCGCGGGCGAACTTCGTTCTCGATCCGATCGTCAAGAAGCTGACCCTCAAAGGCACGATGGCATGCAAAAGCGGGCAGTGCAAAGGTTTCGAGAACCTCGCCTCGCTGATCGGAGCGGGAGCCAAATACAAAAAGCTGCGGACGGTCTCCGTCTCCGGCGAGACATTCCACAACAGCGGCTCGACGATCGTGCAGGAGCTGGCCTTCACGCTGGCGGCCGGACACGAATACCTCGTGCGGCTCACGGAGCTCGGCGTGCCGGTCGAAAAGGCGGCCCGCTCGATCCGCTTCTCGATGGCCGTCAGCTCGAACTACTTCATGGAGATCGCCAAGTTCCGCGCCGCGCGGATGTTGTGGGCCAATATCGTAGCGCAGTACGAGCCCTCATGCGAGTGCGCCGCCAAAATGTTCGCGCATGCCGTGACCTCGCGGTGGAACATGACCGTCTACGACCCCTACGTCAACATGTTGCGCGGCACGACCGAAGCGATGAGCGCGGCGATTGCCGGCGTTCACTCGATCGAGGTGCTGCCGTTCGACGCGGCCTACGAGAAGCCGACCGACTTCTCGGCCCGCATCGCGCGTAACGTGCAGTTGCTGCTCAAGGAAGAGTCGCATTTCAATCAGGTATGCGACGCGGCCGGCGGATCGTACTACATCGAGAACCTGACCGCCTCGATTGCCGAGCAGGCGTGGAGCCTGTTCAAGCAAGTCGAAGAAAAAGGAGGCTACATCGCCGCGTTCGAGGCCGGATTCATTCAGGATCAGGTCGAAGCCTCGGCCGCCAAGAAGGACCTGAACATCGCCAAGCGGCGCGAGACGCTGCTCGGAACGAATCAGTTCCCGAACTTCAGCGAGGTGGCCGGCGACGAAATCACCGAAGAGGTCGTTACGGGCAAGAGCTCGTGCCGTTGCGGCTGCTCGTCTCAGGCGCCCGAGGGCGTCCGCACGCTGAAGCCCTATCGCGGCGCGATGGCTTTCGAGCAGATGCGTCTGAAGGTCGACCGGAGCGGAAAGAGCCCGAAGGCTTTCATGGTGACAGTCGGAGCGCTCGCGTTCGCCCGGGCCCGGGCCCAGTTCTCGTGCAACTTCTTCGCCTGCGCCGGCATCCGCGTGCAGGACAACACTTATTTCCACAGCGTCGAGGAAGGGATACGCGCCGCCGTCGAGGCGAAAGCCGACATCGTCGTGATCTGCGCGTCGGACGACGACTACGCGACGCTCGCCCCCGAAGCCTACAAGCTGCTCGACGGCCGGGCCATCTTCGTCGTGGCCGGAGCGCCCGCCTGCAAGGAGGAGCTCGAGGCGCAGGGCATCAAGAATTTCATCAGCATCCGCGACAACGTGCTCGAAACCCTTCACTACTACCTGAAGGAGCTGGGCATCTAAACAGGGATTAATCATGAGAGCCAAATTTTCAGACCTGACATATACGAACAGCGCCGCCGGAAAGTCCTGCGACGCGAAGGAGGGCGCCGAAGCGCAGCCTTGGATGACCCCCGAGCACATCGCCGTGAAGGGGACCTACACCGCCTCGGACCTCGAGGGCATGGAACACCTGAACTACGCCGCCGGCATCGCTCCGTTCCTGCGCGGCCCGTACAGCACGATGTACGTGATGCGCCCGTGGACGATCCGTCAGTACGCCGGTTTCTCGACCGCCGAGGAGTCGAACGCGTTTTACCGCCGCAACCTCGCTTCGGGACAGAAGGGACTGTCCGTAGCGTTCGACCTGGCCACGCACCGCGGCTACGACGCCGACCATCCGCGCGTCGTGGGCGACGTGGGCAAAGCGGGCGTGTCGATCTGCTCGGTCGAGGATATGAAAGTGCTGTTCGACGGCATTCCGCTCGACAAGATGTCCGTCTCGATGACGATGAACGGCGCCGTGCTGCCCGTACTGGCGTTCTACATCGTGGCGGGGCTGGAGCAGGGTTGCACGCTCGAGCAGCTGAGCGGCACGATCCAGAACGACATCCTCAAGGAGTTCATGGTCCGCAACACCTATATCTACCCGCCCGAATTCTCGATGAAGATCATCGCCGACATCTTCGAATACACGTCGAAGAACATGCCGAAATTCAACTCGATCTCCATTTCGGGCTACCATATGCAGGAAGCCGGCGCGACGGCCGACATCGAGTTGGCGTACACGCTGGCCGACGGACTGGAGTATCTGCGTACGGGAGTGAACGCAGGCATGAGCGTCGACACGTTCGCGCCCCGGCTGTCGTTCTTCTGGGCTATCGGCATGAACCACTTCATGGAAATCGCCAAGATGCGGGCCGCCCGCCTGCTCTGGGCCAAGATCGTGAAGCAGTTCGACCCGAAAAATCCCAAGTCGCTCGCCCTGCGCACGCATTCGCAGACGTCGGGCTGGTCGCTCACCGAGCAAGACCCGTTCAACAACGTGGCCCGTACGGCCATCGAGGCGATGGGCGCCGCGCTCGGCCACACGCAGAGCCTGCACACGAACGCGCTCGACGAGGCGATCGCCCTGCCGACCGACTTCTCGGCCCGCATCGCCCGCAACACCCAGATCTACATTCAGGAGGAGACCTACGTCACGCGCAGCGTCGACCCGTGGGCCGGCTCCTACTACGTGGAGTCGCTGACCAACGAGATCGTGCACAAGGCATGGGAACTGATCCAAGAGGTCGAAAAGCTCGGCGGCATGGCCAAAGCGATCGAGACCGGCATTCCGAAGATGCGCATCGAGGAAGCGGCCGCCCGCAAACAGGCCCGTATCGACTCGGGCAACGACACGATCGTCGGCATCAACCGCTACCGTCTGGAGAAGGAAGACCCGATCGACATCCTCGCCGTCGACAACACGGCCGTGCGGGAAGCTCAGATCAAACGCCTGAAGGAGCTGCGGGCGAACCGCGACGAGGCGAAAGTCCGCTCTGCGCTGGCGGCCATTACCGAGTGCGTCAAAACGAAAAAAGGAAACCTGCTGGAGCTGGCCGTCGAGGCTGCGAAGGCCCGCGCGTCGCTGGGCGAGATTTCCGACGCCTGCGAGGCGGTCGTCGGGCGCTACAAGGCCGTGATCCGCTCCATCTCCGGCGTATACTCAGCAGAAGTGAAAAACGACAAGAACTTCGAACAAGCCAAGGCTATGGCCGAGCAGTTCGCCAAGAAGGAAGGCCGCCAGCCGCGCATCATGATCGCCAAGCTGGGTCAGGACGGCCATGACCGGGGGGCCAAAGTAGTCGCCACCGGCTATGCCGACATCGGCTTCGACGTCGATATGGGACCGCTGTTCCAAACCCCGGCCGAGGCGGCCAAGCAGGCCGTCGAGAACGACGTGCACGTCGTCGGCGTCTCGTCGCTCGCGGCCGGACACAAGACGCTCGTGCCGCAGATCGTCGCCGAACTCAAGAAGCTCGGTCGCGAGGACATCGTCGTGATCGTCGGAGGAGTGATTCCTCATCAGGACTACGACGACCTGTACAAGGCCGGCGCCGCCGCGATCTTCGGCCCCGGAACTCCGATTGCGACCGCCGCGATCAAGATACTCGAAATCCTGCTCGCCGAATAACGACCGGCAAATAAGCGAAAAAGCCGCTCCGCGCTGTGCGCGGAGCGGCTTTTTCTATCCGACAGCCTGTCACGGTCTATGGCCGCGACCGATGGTCGTTCTCGTACGAAAAACCACTCATATGTTCTCCTGTACCCTCCCTCGGGTTCTCCATGTTTCCGACACCCCGGCATCCCTCCGCCGGAGAGGATTCAGGATAAGGACCCGATCGGACGCACGGCCTGCGGGCGGTTGCTGACCGCGACCGGCCGATGAAAAAATTCCGGTTGCGAACGTATGGTACATAAGGAGTATAATGGCCTCAAAAAAGCGGCATAACTTCCGCGAATAAACAGCCGTCCGCAAAAACGCCGCACGACACGGCGGGAAACGACGGCAACCCGGACCGCGGCACGGCGCCGTTCGACGGAGAATCCCATCCATTTCGAGTTTCAGGCGCGCGCTTTTCACGCGCCAACGGCCTGGAACGGGCCTTACCCCTTCTCCGACAAGCGTGCGGTCAGCCAGTCAATCCTGTTTTTCTGCAATTCGATGATTTCGTCTTTGGCTTCGATCACGCGACGGGCCATTTCCAGCAGGTCGGCCGGAGCCTCTTCGGGTCCGTTCGGCCGTACGATTTCGCCCTCGCCCCGTATCAGCCATTCCAGAGAAACTTCCGGATATGTGGCGATAAATTTCGCCAAAGTATCCTCGGTAATCCCGGTCGGACTCTCCAAGGTCCCCCGGGATATACCGGTTTTACTGTAAAATTCTCGCTTGCTAATAGACAGATTTTCAATATAATATAAAATTCTATCCTTAACTGGCGAAATATTTCGTCGTTTTTCTTGCATAATGGCGAAATCCTTCGTATTATTGCAGTGCTTTTACATCCGTTTTTATTCGTCGGCGAAGCTGGACACGCAAAAATCCGGCCCTGTTCGCTCGTGGCTATAAATCGGATAAAGATATACATTTTCAATTAATTTTTACTCAACAATTTTTCATTCGCGAAAGGCCGAAATCATGGAGGGGGAGAGACACACTCAGACACTATTTTGTTCAACTCAAACAATTTAACCAAAAGACTATGAAGCGAATTTTTATCAACCGAGTTTTGGCGTTTCTCCTGATCGGGGCGACGCTGACTTACGCCGGCTGCAAGGACTACGACGACGACATCGGGAACGTGCAGACCGAACTGAGCGAGACGGCTGCCGCGCTGCAAGAGCAGCTGGGTGCCTTGCAGACGGCCCTGACCGGAGCTCAGAACGAGGCGGCTGCCGCGACACAGAAAGCCGCAGCAGCCAAGGAAGCCGCCGATGAGGCCGCCGAAACGGCTGCGGCAGCTCAGAAAGCCGTCGCCGATGCCAAGACGGAGGCCATTCGGGAGGCTATTTCTCAATGCCAGTCTCTGATTTCGGACAAGGCCGACCAAAGCGCGCTCGACGAGCTGGCCAGCCAGATCGAAGGTATCGAGAAAAACCTGTCGCAAACGCTGAAGGACTATGCCACGATCGACGACATGCAGAAATTCGAGAAAGCGCTGGAAGTACAGCAGAAAGCGCTGGAGAAGTACGCCGACGAGCTCGGCGACAAGGCCTCCTCGGCCGATCTGACGGCGCTCGATCAGAAACTGTCGGGACTGATCGAAAACATCCGCAAGAGTGCGATCGACCAGGCAACCCTCGAAAAGGCCGTGAAGGACCTGAACGCCGAGATCATGAAAAAAGTGGGAGAACAGCTTTCCTCGCTCAGCGGCGTACTTTCGTCCCGGCTGACGAGCGTGACGCTGGTTCCCGGCCTCTATGTCGACGGAATCCCCACGATCGAGTTCCTGTCCGTATCGTACAATGCCCTGACGATCAATCCGGACGGTAGCACGAAGAAAGCCGCGAAAGCCACGATCGTCTCCGACGAGTCGACAACGGCCGATTATCGCCTGAATCCTACCGGAGTACAGAAGGAGGATATCGGAACGCCCTCGTTCGTTTCGACGACGGCCGTGACCCGAGCCGCCGAAACGGGAGAAAATACGCCTGTGAAAGTCGTCGGCCACGACATCGAAAACGGCATCCTGACCGTCAATGCGGCCAAGACCTCGACCGAGTCGCTGAAGCTCGACGGCAACAAGATCTATACCGTCGCGCTGAAAGTGCCCGTAGCGGACGACTGTCTGTTCGAGAACGAGACCGAGGCTTATGTCTACTCCGAATACGTCCGGCTCGAAGAGTCGACCGTAACGCCCGTTATCGCCGCGCAGTTCGATAATTCGCAGCAGATTACCGATTTCGATTGCGCTCACGGCGCGCATCATCATTTTTCGGACTACGCTACGATCTACGGTGCGGCACAGGCCGAAAAAATCTCCAAGAGCATCAAGTACAACGAGCCGTTCGACCTGGCCGGCATGGTGACGGGTTGCTACGACGACGGGGCGAACGCCAATGAAATGACCGCAGACAAACTCGAGGGCTACGGTCTGAAGTTCCGTTTCGAGCTGGCACCCGATGCTTACAAGCTGGGACCCAACCAGACCGATCAGCAGCAATTCGCCCGCATCGACGGAACGACGATCACGTCACAGGTTCCGGGCGGCGAGGCCAACAACCGTGCGGCTATCGACAAGGAGCCCATCGT from Alistipes ihumii AP11 carries:
- a CDS encoding methylmalonyl-CoA mutase family protein, whose protein sequence is MANKEQKLFAEFPPVTTERWEEAIKADLKGADYEKKLVWKTAEGFNVRPYYRAENLEGLRFLGSQCGEFPYVRGTKKNNDWLILQTIEVECPREANARIHALLTKGVESIGLVIGNKEFSADDLDTLLGGVSLRNTELTFSGCATKKVARLFIEKLDRENAGPDDARANFVLDPIVKKLTLKGTMACKSGQCKGFENLASLIGAGAKYKKLRTVSVSGETFHNSGSTIVQELAFTLAAGHEYLVRLTELGVPVEKAARSIRFSMAVSSNYFMEIAKFRAARMLWANIVAQYEPSCECAAKMFAHAVTSRWNMTVYDPYVNMLRGTTEAMSAAIAGVHSIEVLPFDAAYEKPTDFSARIARNVQLLLKEESHFNQVCDAAGGSYYIENLTASIAEQAWSLFKQVEEKGGYIAAFEAGFIQDQVEASAAKKDLNIAKRRETLLGTNQFPNFSEVAGDEITEEVVTGKSSCRCGCSSQAPEGVRTLKPYRGAMAFEQMRLKVDRSGKSPKAFMVTVGALAFARARAQFSCNFFACAGIRVQDNTYFHSVEEGIRAAVEAKADIVVICASDDDYATLAPEAYKLLDGRAIFVVAGAPACKEELEAQGIKNFISIRDNVLETLHYYLKELGI
- the scpA gene encoding methylmalonyl-CoA mutase encodes the protein MRAKFSDLTYTNSAAGKSCDAKEGAEAQPWMTPEHIAVKGTYTASDLEGMEHLNYAAGIAPFLRGPYSTMYVMRPWTIRQYAGFSTAEESNAFYRRNLASGQKGLSVAFDLATHRGYDADHPRVVGDVGKAGVSICSVEDMKVLFDGIPLDKMSVSMTMNGAVLPVLAFYIVAGLEQGCTLEQLSGTIQNDILKEFMVRNTYIYPPEFSMKIIADIFEYTSKNMPKFNSISISGYHMQEAGATADIELAYTLADGLEYLRTGVNAGMSVDTFAPRLSFFWAIGMNHFMEIAKMRAARLLWAKIVKQFDPKNPKSLALRTHSQTSGWSLTEQDPFNNVARTAIEAMGAALGHTQSLHTNALDEAIALPTDFSARIARNTQIYIQEETYVTRSVDPWAGSYYVESLTNEIVHKAWELIQEVEKLGGMAKAIETGIPKMRIEEAAARKQARIDSGNDTIVGINRYRLEKEDPIDILAVDNTAVREAQIKRLKELRANRDEAKVRSALAAITECVKTKKGNLLELAVEAAKARASLGEISDACEAVVGRYKAVIRSISGVYSAEVKNDKNFEQAKAMAEQFAKKEGRQPRIMIAKLGQDGHDRGAKVVATGYADIGFDVDMGPLFQTPAEAAKQAVENDVHVVGVSSLAAGHKTLVPQIVAELKKLGREDIVVIVGGVIPHQDYDDLYKAGAAAIFGPGTPIATAAIKILEILLAE